The Bacillus sp. Y1 genome has a window encoding:
- a CDS encoding S8 family serine peptidase — MEDNQNQILTWGHELVGVDTNIVDKKVKIAILDSGINKQHEDLKGKVVKEYNTFTDGVTITDEFGHGTAVAGIISANNNNYGIVGITQNVEIYDVKVLDNSGKGSMEQLIKGIKWAIEQKVDILNISFGLQSDSRELKELIKSALSENIIIVASAGNTYGLNVDYPAKFNDVFSISALNENVKRASSAAKGKIDFIAPGVNVLSTDHIGGYSLFSGTSFSTAYVTGVIATILCRTNEKINSEMMKEKLIKQSKHLGEKKEYGYGIPQLIEE, encoded by the coding sequence TTGGAAGATAATCAGAACCAAATTTTGACTTGGGGTCACGAGTTAGTAGGTGTGGATACTAACATCGTGGATAAAAAGGTCAAGATTGCTATCTTAGATAGTGGGATTAACAAGCAACATGAAGATTTAAAAGGAAAAGTTGTTAAAGAATACAATACTTTTACTGATGGTGTAACTATCACAGATGAATTTGGGCATGGGACTGCTGTTGCAGGTATTATTAGTGCTAACAATAACAATTATGGAATAGTTGGTATTACTCAAAATGTTGAGATTTATGATGTAAAGGTTTTAGATAATTCAGGAAAAGGAAGTATGGAGCAACTAATTAAAGGTATCAAATGGGCAATTGAGCAAAAGGTTGATATCTTAAATATTAGCTTTGGATTGCAATCAGATTCAAGAGAACTTAAGGAACTAATTAAAAGCGCACTTTCCGAAAATATAATAATTGTAGCTTCAGCTGGCAATACATATGGTTTAAATGTAGACTACCCAGCAAAGTTCAATGATGTATTTTCAATTTCAGCTCTTAATGAGAATGTAAAGAGAGCTAGTTCTGCTGCTAAAGGAAAAATTGATTTCATAGCTCCTGGTGTAAATGTTTTATCTACTGATCATATCGGAGGTTATTCTCTATTTTCTGGTACATCCTTCTCTACAGCCTATGTAACAGGAGTTATCGCCACGATACTATGTAGAACAAATGAGAAAATAAATAGTGAAATGATGAAAGAAAAATTAATAAAACAGTCTAAACACTTAGGTGAGAAAAAGGAATATGGTTACGGAATACCACAACTTATAGAGGAGTGA
- a CDS encoding PH domain-containing protein, protein MFKKIAADALGLSDIGKIIDPKDFDKTDADDYVMHEDNERIYFLIKTKADEYCFTNLALIHVDGQSAASSKRTLYRYPYSQHKISNVTLETAGKLDMDVEIKFRLGDVQFDIDVQKDQIEKLKDLYKALLRISETTLENSLVTSLANESLEKAVAILQNSRTEELKLSEQYKELTEFGFNWLTSIREQYHEKDFGAVFEKYINN, encoded by the coding sequence TTGTTTAAAAAAATTGCTGCTGACGCATTAGGTTTATCTGATATTGGAAAGATTATTGATCCAAAGGATTTTGACAAGACAGATGCTGACGATTACGTCATGCATGAGGACAATGAAAGAATTTATTTTTTAATCAAGACCAAAGCTGATGAATATTGCTTTACAAATTTGGCATTGATTCATGTGGATGGCCAAAGCGCTGCGTCCTCTAAACGCACGCTATATCGTTATCCATATTCTCAGCACAAGATTTCAAATGTTACTTTGGAAACAGCAGGAAAGCTTGACATGGATGTGGAGATTAAGTTCAGATTAGGAGACGTCCAATTTGATATTGACGTTCAAAAGGATCAAATTGAAAAGCTAAAGGATTTGTATAAGGCGTTACTACGAATCTCTGAGACTACTCTTGAGAATTCACTTGTGACTAGCTTGGCGAACGAAAGTCTGGAGAAGGCTGTTGCTATCCTGCAAAACTCTCGTACAGAGGAATTGAAGCTTTCTGAGCAGTACAAGGAATTAACAGAGTTTGGTTTCAACTGGTTAACTTCAATTCGTGAACAGTATCATGAGAAAGACTTTGGTGCTGTTTTCGAGAAGTATATTAACAACTAA
- a CDS encoding class D sortase → MKYIIYLFILLGVGITGYAGYQIWHSNIQAEKSLKDAKGMVEKASSQKIDEENYNPITGEVVGLLSLPKIESELAIVEGTDPDELAKGVGHYKGSFYPDQGGQIVLSGHRDTVFKRVGELELGDELVMKMPYGDASYEIVNTKIVEADDTSIITLQNQEEELILTTCYPFGYIGDAPERYIIYARKN, encoded by the coding sequence ATTAAGTATATCATTTATCTTTTCATTCTCTTAGGTGTAGGGATAACTGGATATGCAGGTTATCAGATTTGGCATTCAAATATACAAGCAGAGAAATCGTTGAAAGATGCTAAAGGAATGGTGGAAAAAGCATCTTCACAAAAAATTGATGAGGAAAACTACAATCCTATTACTGGGGAAGTGGTAGGGCTCCTATCATTACCAAAAATAGAGTCCGAGTTAGCGATCGTCGAAGGAACTGACCCAGATGAACTCGCCAAAGGAGTGGGACACTACAAGGGATCATTCTATCCTGATCAAGGTGGGCAAATCGTCTTATCTGGACACCGTGACACGGTATTCAAGCGTGTAGGGGAACTCGAGCTTGGTGATGAGCTAGTGATGAAAATGCCATATGGAGATGCCTCGTATGAGATTGTGAATACTAAAATTGTTGAAGCTGACGACACAAGCATTATCACCTTGCAGAATCAGGAAGAGGAGCTTATACTCACAACTTGTTATCCGTTTGGGTATATTGGAGATGCCCCTGAACGGTATATTATTTATGCGAGGAAGAACTAA
- a CDS encoding ROK family protein, translating into MLAAIEAGGTKFVCAVGDEKGNIVERIQIPTTVPEETIPRVVEFFRKYQVDAIGIGSFGPIDVNQDSPTYGYITSTPKTGWRNYPFVQALKDTFDVPVGFNTDVNAAALGEATFGAAKGLDSCLYITVGTGIGAGAIVQGQLLQGLSHPEMGHILVRRHSDDSYQGKCPYHHDCLEGLASGPAIEERWGAKGAELVERTEVWDLEGYYLAQSIMQYILILSPKKIILGGGVSHQEQVYTSIYKYLPELINGYVSLPDLSSYVVRPGLGDDAGITGALMLAHQAL; encoded by the coding sequence ATGTTAGCTGCTATTGAAGCCGGAGGAACTAAGTTTGTTTGTGCAGTAGGAGATGAGAAAGGGAATATTGTCGAGAGAATTCAGATTCCCACCACAGTTCCAGAGGAAACCATCCCTAGGGTTGTAGAGTTTTTCCGAAAATATCAGGTGGATGCAATAGGAATTGGCTCGTTCGGTCCGATTGATGTCAACCAGGACAGTCCAACCTATGGCTATATTACATCTACACCTAAAACGGGTTGGAGAAATTATCCGTTTGTCCAAGCCTTGAAGGATACGTTCGATGTTCCTGTCGGATTTAATACCGATGTTAATGCTGCTGCATTGGGGGAGGCGACTTTTGGTGCGGCAAAAGGGCTGGATAGCTGTTTGTACATAACGGTCGGGACAGGTATTGGGGCTGGGGCAATTGTTCAGGGCCAACTGCTGCAGGGGCTTTCTCATCCTGAAATGGGCCATATTCTGGTGCGACGCCATTCGGATGACTCGTATCAGGGGAAGTGTCCGTATCATCACGATTGTTTGGAGGGTCTTGCATCCGGTCCGGCAATAGAAGAGCGATGGGGCGCAAAAGGTGCCGAGTTGGTTGAGCGAACTGAAGTATGGGATTTGGAAGGGTATTATCTAGCCCAATCGATTATGCAATACATTTTGATTCTTTCTCCGAAGAAAATTATCCTTGGAGGAGGCGTAAGTCATCAAGAACAAGTATACACTTCCATCTATAAATATTTACCAGAGCTTATAAATGGGTATGTTTCATTACCGGACCTTTCAAGCTACGTTGTTCGGCCAGGTCTCGGGGACGATGCCGGGATTACCGGAGCACTTATGCTGGCACATCAGGCACTATAA
- a CDS encoding SAR2788 family putative toxin, which yields MKKLLIKFIITAMVLSFFPNLGHANSLSNQDINQEEILIDSSLEQEIDSSIEEETDIDIEEELNLEVEDTNEEIIVTSELETEEFEVEADVYLDTDTEEIEVLGTFTDEYGETTDVNFNVTVIESDEEKFKAIFIDKETGEEIKYDSTEISASILPAVGVVVAFIARWGVQKAIQHFGKKALKEVAKKITKSDSPVWKGFNTYKGKTKTTGSGKKKRYYEWDHTHNDIEVYDHKGVHLGSMDPLTGEMYKAAVKGRSIKL from the coding sequence ATGAAAAAATTGTTAATTAAATTTATTATTACTGCAATGGTATTAAGTTTTTTTCCTAATTTAGGCCATGCTAACTCATTATCTAATCAAGACATTAATCAAGAAGAGATCTTGATTGATAGTTCATTAGAGCAAGAGATAGATAGCTCCATAGAAGAAGAAACTGATATAGACATAGAGGAAGAATTAAATCTGGAAGTAGAAGATACTAACGAAGAAATTATTGTAACAAGTGAGTTAGAAACAGAAGAATTTGAAGTAGAAGCTGATGTTTATTTGGATACTGATACGGAAGAGATTGAAGTACTTGGTACTTTTACTGACGAATACGGAGAAACAACAGATGTTAATTTTAATGTTACTGTCATTGAATCCGATGAAGAGAAGTTTAAGGCTATCTTTATAGATAAAGAAACTGGCGAAGAAATTAAGTATGACTCAACGGAAATTTCAGCCTCCATATTACCTGCAGTTGGTGTTGTTGTCGCCTTTATAGCAAGGTGGGGAGTTCAGAAAGCAATACAGCATTTTGGAAAAAAGGCTTTGAAAGAAGTGGCAAAGAAAATTACGAAGTCTGATAGTCCAGTTTGGAAAGGATTCAATACATATAAGGGGAAAACCAAGACTACCGGAAGTGGTAAGAAAAAAAGATATTACGAATGGGATCACACCCATAACGATATTGAAGTCTATGATCATAAAGGCGTACACTTAGGAAGTATGGATCCTTTAACAGGTGAAATGTATAAAGCAGCTGTTAAAGGAAGAAGTATCAAATTATAA
- a CDS encoding N-acetylmuramoyl-L-alanine amidase, with the protein MVKIFIDPGHGGTDPGAVGFGIQEKNVTLQIGLKIRDILEGEYSNVSVRMSRTGDSTVSLSQRTNAANSWGADFLYSVHVNSGGGVGYEDFIYNKLSNSSRTAQMQRTIHSEIISRINMTDRGMKKADFHMLRETNMDAVLTENGFIDNASDTAKMKNPAWIESVARGHVAGLEKVFNLQKKQVVAQAASSQVADSADGKLVRGERGPNVQALNQMLRTLEYTTKTDNLFDQYTEAALLAFQKDYGLTQDAVYTTAVGEVMLRAIAEKNAKVEVDPLPVKSPEMVRLARLIDTKNPELMRKLKADGYIVIDVPE; encoded by the coding sequence ATGGTAAAAATATTTATTGATCCTGGTCATGGTGGAACCGACCCTGGTGCAGTAGGCTTTGGTATTCAAGAAAAGAATGTGACACTACAAATTGGTTTGAAAATTAGAGACATTCTAGAAGGAGAGTATTCCAATGTATCTGTAAGAATGAGTCGTACGGGAGATTCAACTGTTTCCTTAAGCCAACGTACCAATGCGGCAAATTCATGGGGGGCTGACTTTCTTTATTCGGTTCATGTCAATTCTGGTGGTGGAGTCGGGTATGAAGATTTTATTTACAATAAGTTATCCAACTCTTCAAGAACGGCTCAGATGCAACGTACTATCCACTCTGAAATAATCTCAAGAATCAATATGACTGACAGAGGTATGAAGAAGGCAGACTTCCATATGCTACGTGAAACCAATATGGATGCAGTATTAACTGAGAATGGATTTATCGATAATGCAAGCGATACTGCAAAAATGAAGAATCCTGCTTGGATTGAATCAGTTGCAAGAGGACATGTTGCAGGATTAGAAAAAGTGTTTAATCTCCAGAAAAAACAAGTTGTAGCACAGGCAGCTTCAAGTCAGGTGGCTGACAGTGCAGACGGAAAACTGGTTAGAGGAGAAAGAGGTCCTAATGTTCAAGCACTTAACCAAATGCTAAGGACATTAGAGTATACAACAAAAACTGATAACCTATTCGATCAGTATACGGAGGCAGCACTTCTAGCTTTCCAAAAAGATTATGGTTTAACTCAAGATGCGGTTTATACAACTGCAGTTGGTGAAGTTATGTTAAGAGCTATTGCAGAGAAGAATGCTAAAGTAGAGGTAGATCCTCTACCGGTTAAGTCACCTGAGATGGTCAGATTAGCTAGGTTAATCGATACTAAGAACCCAGAACTAATGAGGAAGTTAAAGGCAGACGGTTACATTGTCATTGATGTACCAGAGTAA